The Thermococcus thermotolerans genome contains a region encoding:
- a CDS encoding DUF460 domain-containing protein, giving the protein MAPPTFLQNPQRVRPILILGVDIISENPKRFAVVSWFNGRLEKKGEFTLYRLIRFIQSKRPDIVAIDSVTELGDDLRKFLRSLPGGTKLVQVTGRPGEQRSLQSLAKEHGIRITDRFDPYEEAKLSALLASKGVGYEVLAFEDEVIIKVTRGRSHGKGGWSQDRYRKRVHNLVRDKVREIEDRLRRADIPFDLEVEEKDYGLAKGEFKVYASREELAGLIKPTRGGDVEVRIQPVERAELGFAPLKGEEAIRERRSIIVGIDPGITVGIAAIDLNGRIVALHSERNMPVGEVFRFISDVGHPVVVATDVNPAPGFVEKIARSFKASLFVPRESLRVEEKNELLRNLGISVDDDHQRDALAAAYKAYLRLKPKLEHVDAKLREAGLTSKAEEVKALVIQGYNLGEAMQRVTLRERPKGEEKPEEKPSIDVGPYIKRIRELERRVEFLERENAELREIIKEQRKTIGRLERRLVDYDEEVRRKVLRERELEAKVKRIEILEKQLREAKAVIERLSRDLVHVKRMNVVEIRGSAVPLKVMNVLSWRELEKLEREIGVKRGDVLFVINPAGAGRAIAEELVEKGIRALITEKPLPEPVREVFREAHLPFFTGDELDVKRVDEFAVVERETLERAIEALLAEWKEEDREREAERLLRLVEEYRIERMKELRRKAEEESKHR; this is encoded by the coding sequence ATGGCCCCTCCAACCTTCTTACAGAACCCCCAGAGGGTGAGGCCTATTCTAATCCTCGGAGTGGACATAATAAGCGAGAACCCCAAGAGGTTTGCGGTGGTAAGCTGGTTCAACGGCAGGCTTGAGAAAAAGGGTGAGTTCACCTTATACAGACTAATTCGCTTTATCCAGTCCAAGAGGCCGGATATAGTGGCCATAGACAGCGTTACCGAGCTCGGCGACGACCTCAGGAAGTTCCTCCGCTCCCTTCCAGGCGGCACGAAGCTCGTCCAGGTAACCGGAAGGCCGGGCGAGCAGAGGAGCCTCCAGAGTTTAGCTAAGGAGCACGGGATAAGGATAACCGACAGGTTCGACCCCTACGAGGAGGCCAAGCTTTCAGCTTTACTGGCCAGCAAGGGGGTCGGCTACGAGGTTCTTGCCTTCGAGGACGAGGTGATAATCAAGGTAACCCGGGGGAGAAGCCACGGGAAGGGTGGCTGGAGCCAGGACCGCTATCGGAAAAGGGTTCACAACCTCGTCCGCGACAAGGTGAGGGAGATAGAGGACAGGCTCAGGAGGGCCGACATACCTTTTGACCTGGAAGTTGAGGAAAAGGACTACGGCCTGGCCAAGGGCGAGTTCAAGGTCTACGCCAGCAGGGAAGAGCTGGCTGGACTGATAAAGCCCACCCGTGGTGGGGACGTCGAGGTGAGGATCCAGCCGGTCGAGAGGGCCGAGCTCGGCTTCGCTCCCCTGAAGGGCGAGGAGGCTATACGCGAGAGGAGGAGTATCATAGTGGGCATAGACCCCGGAATAACCGTCGGCATAGCTGCCATAGACCTAAACGGCCGCATCGTTGCCCTCCACAGCGAGAGGAACATGCCGGTCGGCGAGGTCTTCCGGTTTATAAGCGACGTTGGACACCCCGTTGTTGTGGCCACCGACGTGAACCCGGCGCCTGGCTTCGTCGAGAAGATAGCCCGCTCCTTCAAGGCCAGCCTTTTCGTTCCCAGGGAGAGCCTCCGCGTTGAGGAGAAGAACGAACTCCTGCGGAACCTGGGGATAAGCGTAGACGACGACCACCAGCGCGACGCTCTGGCTGCGGCCTACAAGGCCTACCTTCGGCTGAAGCCCAAGCTTGAGCACGTTGACGCTAAGCTCCGGGAGGCTGGGCTGACCAGTAAGGCCGAGGAAGTCAAGGCCTTGGTCATCCAGGGCTACAACCTCGGCGAGGCCATGCAGCGGGTTACCCTTCGTGAGAGGCCTAAGGGGGAAGAAAAGCCCGAGGAGAAGCCCAGCATCGATGTTGGGCCCTACATCAAACGTATCCGTGAGCTGGAGAGGAGGGTAGAGTTCCTTGAGAGGGAAAACGCCGAGCTGAGGGAGATAATAAAGGAGCAGCGGAAGACGATAGGCAGACTTGAGAGACGGCTCGTGGATTACGATGAGGAGGTCCGGAGGAAGGTTCTCCGTGAGAGGGAGCTTGAGGCGAAGGTGAAGCGCATAGAGATCCTTGAGAAGCAGCTCCGCGAAGCAAAGGCCGTCATAGAGAGGTTGAGCAGGGATCTTGTTCATGTAAAGAGGATGAACGTGGTGGAGATAAGGGGCTCCGCCGTCCCCCTGAAGGTCATGAACGTCCTCAGCTGGCGCGAGCTCGAAAAGCTGGAGCGTGAGATCGGCGTAAAGAGGGGCGATGTTCTGTTCGTGATTAATCCTGCTGGAGCGGGAAGGGCCATAGCGGAGGAGCTGGTTGAGAAGGGAATCCGGGCGCTGATAACGGAGAAACCCCTTCCGGAGCCGGTCAGGGAGGTTTTCAGGGAGGCACACCTTCCCTTCTTCACAGGAGATGAACTCGACGTCAAGCGCGTCGATGAGTTCGCGGTTGTGGAGCGGGAAACCCTTGAGCGGGCCATAGAGGCACTTCTGGCCGAGTGGAAAGAAGAGGACAGGGAGAGGGAGGCGGAGAGACTCCTCCGCCTCGTGGAGGAGTACAGAATAGAGCGCATGAAAGAGCTGAG